In Onychostoma macrolepis isolate SWU-2019 chromosome 12, ASM1243209v1, whole genome shotgun sequence, a single window of DNA contains:
- the si:ch1073-357b18.4 gene encoding uncharacterized protein si:ch1073-357b18.4 encodes MMGTPLKNEPSAAGCMPLCGDLTSTGDSTARASSQQGEQIEAPTPVLLYPISVNSALSSSPIFNNRDNKVAHGGRGIEAVSTSSEFTHGAIVHLIEAMQRCWDVYSSRERSLLFQSVQKELESHGHSLPVEKIRRKWNNLIVTYKRVKDRSSLCGGQTKTSWEYFEMMDNILGKTKFAQRGPASATLVGFATTAKAGVRSEDHASNSMPVAAMAASCLLPTGIITASSQIPTLVTSPVLCKVTPKLKPSPSCSTDMPLTSLSPKPVPLVNRQPLKRRLRHLRLNSMASRVAQQQGQAEERTALLRSFLTAQEERNRLDEQHQRKVDVRERRKEKSARAMADAMGRMATALELISSKQDTIIALLQRLADKH; translated from the exons ATGATGGGCACACCTCTGAAAAACGAGCCGTCTGCAGCTGGTTGCATGCCGTTATGTGGTGACCTCACGTCTACCGGCGACTCGACTGCACGAGCATCATCACAGCAGGGCGAGCAGATCGAGGCCCCGACTCCTGTTTTACTCT ATCCAATCAGCGTTAACAGTGCTTTATCATCTTCACCAATTTTTAACAACAGAGACAACAAAGTCGCACATG GTGGTCGAGGGATTGAAGCGGTTTCCACATCTTCTGAGTTCACCCACGGTGCCATCGTGCACCTCATCGAAGCGATGCAGAGGTGCTGGGATGTTTACAGCTCACGCGAGCGCTCGCTTCTCTTCCAGAGCGTTCAGAAAGAACTGGAAAGCCACGGTCACTCCTTACCTGTAGAGAAGATTCGCCGCAAATGGAATAACCTCATTGTTACATACAAGAGAGTTAAAGATCGCAGCTCATTGTGTGGAGGCCAAACAAAGACCTCATGGGAGTACTTCGAA aTGATGGATAATATATTAGGAAAGACTAAATTTGCTCAGAGAGGCCCTGCTTCAGCCACTCTTGTTGGATTTGCAACCACAGCCAAAGCAGGTGTAAGATCAGAGGATCATGCATCTAACAGCATGCCGGTGGCTGCAATGGCCGCCTCGTGTCTCCTTCCAACTGGAATCATCACAGCCTCTTCCCAGATCCCTACACTGGTGACGTCTCCAGTGCTGTGCAAAGTTACCCCAAAATTAAAGCCCAGCCCCTCTTGTAGCACAGACATGCCTCTGACCTCCCTTTCACCAAAGCCAGTGCCGCTGGTGAACCGTCAGCCGCTGAAGCGGAGGTTACGCCATCTTCGGCTCAACTCCATGGCCTCTCGTGTAGCTCAGCAGCAGGGGCAAGCTGAGGAACGCACCGCACTTCTTCGCAGTTTCCTCACCGCTCAAGAAGAGCGCAACCGTTTAGATGAGCAACACCAGCGCAAGGTAGATGTGCGCGAGAGACGCAAGGAAAAATCAGCACGGGCCATGGCTGATGCGATGGGGAGGATGGCGACAGCACTGGAGTTGATCTCATCCAAGCAGGACACCATTATCGCTCTACTTCAGAGACTGGCTGATAAGCACTAA
- the LOC131551351 gene encoding transmembrane protein 100, giving the protein MCCCYKQGRRSKCSGARNTSQPERGSKCSLLSEPAEEGTATGKSISGDTQKASEMGCSSGRLPCQPPASTQLATLDPECSLARDRTPPMVVPKAPEDLSTLERLAQATGGTEKSWYRCVFPFGVISLVIGMAGTGVTFNFNTLPQTKVVSLVLLVTGFIMLLIAAACWKVHRSRRREKKEGGIFSSEQCTL; this is encoded by the exons ATGTGCTGCTGTTACAAGCAGGGCAGACGCTCCAAATGCAGCGGAGCAAGGAACACATCGCAGCCTGAGAGAGGAA GCAAATGCTCACTCCTGTCAGAGCCAGCAGAAGAAGGAACAGCAACCGGAAAAAGCATCAGCGGCGACACTCAGAAGGCCAGTGAGATGGGCTGCTCATCTGGCCGCTTGCCCTGCCAGCCTCCAGCCTCCACGCAGCTGGCCACTCTGGACCCTGAATGCAGCCTGGCCCGTGACAGGACGCCCCCGATGGTGGTACCCAAAGCCCCGGAGGACCTGTCCACACTGGAGCGTCTGGCCCAGGCCACCGGCGGCACTGAGAAGTCCTGGTACCGCTGTGTGTTTCCCTTCGGGGTCATCTCACTGGTGATCGGCATGGCGGGAACCGGAGTCACGTTCAACTTCAACACGCTGCCCCAAACTAAAGTGGTGTCTCTGGTGCTGCTGGTCACAGGGTTCATCATGCTGTTGATAGCGGCTGCGTGCTGGAAGGTGCATCGGTCTCGGAGGAGAGAAAAGAAGGAGGGAGGCATCTTCAGCTCAGAGCAGTGCACTCTATGA